A portion of the Bactrocera neohumeralis isolate Rockhampton chromosome 2, APGP_CSIRO_Bneo_wtdbg2-racon-allhic-juicebox.fasta_v2, whole genome shotgun sequence genome contains these proteins:
- the LOC126766101 gene encoding uncharacterized protein LOC126766101: MYAKFRILTLTLLVCVNVNLKALNVTCTATEGEQTNSDRNVVVPAAVENDNEDIEVVAQTANITTNVVATTKTSPPKTRARSIADNNDDDDFVAHNSKAAHETQLKDTSRPLKNVFRGVYKSYKSTYMGNVTSAEYKKRLIERLNAATAHTHMSSAKPTLATKRAELSVLHERLKNETLLPRDTEVAPLAPPALDGEAFKAKLKETLRKRKRKYHRAHASAKRAKTNHRYSNATTTDADKVYERASHNNNNNNNAANNINANETPLESAQRTLNGTFSDKHYRYTIGPGVNMSFDMVNDIVNVNLDSDNLAEIMRGRWLNDNSEEGRGKKYDMITKVLPLFVLPFLIQSAIVPFLVTKLKLLLVKSILIGKLAIFLLILSAIKNGNKTVQSYEVAPSYWAGEPSRRSELAAAASSSAYNGYRVEGKPAAWIN, encoded by the exons aTGTATGCGAAATTTCGTATattgacattgacattgttGGTGTGTGTGAATGTGAATCTGAAGGCGTTGAACGTGACGTGCACCGCCACTGAAGGTGAGCAAACAAATAGTGATCGGAATGTGGTAGTCCCCGCTGCGGTTGAAAACGACAACGAAGACATCGAAGTTGTTGCACAAACGGCGAACATAACAACTAATGtggttgcaacaacaaaaacatcgcCACCAAAAACAAGAGCACGTAGCATAGCGGATAACAACGACGATGACGACTTCGTTGCGCACAATTCGAAAGCAGCGCATGAGACACAGCTCAAAGACACTTCGCGTCCATTGAAGAATGTATTTCGTGGCGTCTACAAGAGCTACAAAAGCACTTACATGGGCAATGTCACATCGGCGGAATATAAGAAGCGTCTGATTGAGCGTCTAAATGCGGCCaccgcacatacacacatgagCAGCGCCAAGCCGACGCTGGCGACGAAGCGCGCAGAACTGAGTGTGCTACACGAAAGACTCAAGAACGAAACTTTATTGCCGCGCGACACCGAAGTAGCGCCACTCGCGCCACCCGCACTTGACGGCGAAGCATTCAAAGCGAAATTAAAGGAAACGCTACGTAAACGCAAACGTAAATATCATCGCGCACATGCGAGCGCGAAGcgagcaaaaacaaatcatcgGTACTCGAACGCAACAACCACAGACGCTGATAAGGTGTATGAGCGCGCAAgccacaataacaataacaataacaatgcagCTAATAACATTAATGCGAACGAAACGCCACTTGAAAGCGCACAGCGCACACTTAACGGCACTTTCAGCGATAAGCATTATCGGTACACAATCGGACCCGGCGTCAATATGAGCTTTGATATGGTAAATGACATTGTTAATGTGAATTTGGATAGCGATAATCTGGCCGAAATAATGCGTGGGCGTTGGTTGAACGATAACAGCGAGGAGG GACGCGGCAAGAAGTACGACATGATCACCAAAGTGTTGCCACTCTTCGTGCTGCCATTCCTCATACAATCTGCCATTGTGCCATTTTTGGTCACCAAgttgaaattgttgttggtgaAGTCCATATTGATTGGCAAATTGGCGATATTCCTGCTCATTTTGTCGGCGATCAAGAATGGCAATAAAACGGTGCAATCTTATGAAGTGGCACCATCTTATTGGGCTGGTGAACCGAGTCGGCGTTCGGAGTTGGCAGCGGCTGCTTCATCGTCCGCTTATAATGGTTATCGGGTGGAGGGTAAGCCAGCCGCTTGGATCAATTAA
- the LOC126766085 gene encoding aminopeptidase A: protein MLIKYLTLVLLGLTLSTQFVVQAADETETINYRLPDSINPVHYDLYLHPDIETGNFSGQVVIQVTTVTAITEIVLHSNNLEISNVYLSNTNNPTVFVKNYSLDSVREFLVIELSEELAAGLTFRVGILFGGSMAGKIVGLYSSSYTKADKSKKVIATSKFEPTYARQAFPCFDEPAKKANFTVTLVTPSEGDYHALSNMDILNESYQGKYTEVYFNTSVPMSTYLACFIISDFTYKSAAIETNDIGVPFTLRVFATPEQIDKVDFALEVGKGVMEFYIQYFQIEYPLPKMDMIAIPDFVSGAMEHWGLVTYRETALLYDENTSSSANRQSIAQVIAHEFSHMWFGNLVTMQWWNDLWLNEGFARYMENKGINAIYPEWQMLDQFIVVRLHDVLILDATLGSHPIVQTVESPAEITEIFDTITYGKGASIIRMLEDFIGADNFQKAVSNYLNEFKFNNAVTEDFLNEVQKLITDIDVKSILQTWTVQMGFPVVNVEQLSTTQYRLTQKRFFSNPNDYSSQVDDSPYNYTWSIPITILVNDLPVQRAWFLHNSTYLDITLDTPPQWIKFNTDQVGLYRVNYPDELWKNLANELLSDPSTFSRGDRAHLLNDAFSLADATQLSYDIALDLTKYLVNERDYIPWRVVVTKLLSLKSALMYSETYINFKQYARQLITPIYEELGWELGEDHLENRFRSMVLSAACSLGVEACLQDAAVHFKAWLANPTVRPHPDLRETVYYYGMMTVGDESSWDAMYELFVAEEDATEKLKLMNGLAAVQVPWILSAYITLGWSEDVVRGQDYFNFLIYIASNPVGEPLVWEFVREEWPTLVARFGINERTLGNLIPSITARFDTQTKLEDMEFFFAKYPEAGAGAAARVRAQETVKNNIEWLKNNDKVIANWLENNLS from the exons ATGTTAATCAAATATTTGACTTTAGTCCTGCTGGGCTTAACCTTGTCCACGCAGTTCGTCGTGCAGGCAGCGGACGAAACTGAAACT aTTAACTACAGATTGCCCGACAGCATAAATCCGGTCCACTATGATCTTTATCTGCATCCGGATATCGAGACGGGCAACTTCTCCGGTCAAGTGGTCATACAAGTGACCACCGTGACAGCCATCACGGAAATTGTGCTGCATTCGAATAACTTAGAGATCAGCAATGTTTATTTGTCAAATACGAACAATCCCACTGTTTTTGTAAAGAACTATTCATTGGACTCGGTGCGCGAGTTCTTGGTGATCGAATTGAGTGAGGAGTTGGCAGCTGGGCTCACCTTCAGGGTTGGCATATTGTTTGGCGGCAGTATGGCTGGTAAAATTGTTGGACTTTATAGTTCGTCGTATACTAAGGCGGATAAATCGAAGAA AGTCATAGCCACCTCTAAATTTGAGCCAACATACGCACGTCAAGCTTTCCCCTGCTTTGATGAACCCGCGAAGAAGGCGAATTTTACCGTTACATTGGTCACGCCCTCAGAGGGAGACTACCATGCGCTCTCAAATATGGATATTCTG AATGAATCCTATCAGGGCAAATATACTGAGGTTTACTTCAACACGAGCGTACCGATGAGCACATATCTGGCATGTTTCATCATTTCGGATTTTACATATAAATCGGCGGCTATCGAAACTAACGACATTGGCGTGCCATTTACCTTGCGTGTCTTTGCGACCCCTGAACAAAttgataaagtcgattttgcgTTAGAAGTTGGCAAAGGTGTTATGGAATTCTATATACAATATTTCCAAATTGAATATCCATTGCCGAAAATGG ATATGATCGCTATACCGGACTTTGTATCTGGCGCTATGGAACACTGGGGCCTGGTGACTTATCGGGAAACCGCCTTGTTGTACGATGAGAATACTAGTTCGTCAGCAAATCGTCAAAGTATAGCACAAGTTATTGCACATGAGTTCTCTCATATGTGGTTCGGAAATTTGG TTACAATGCAATGGTGGAACGATTTATGGCTAAATGAGGGTTTCGCCAGATATATGGAAAACAAAGGCATAAATGCCATATATCCGGAGTGGCAAATG CTTGATCAATTTATTGTCGTACGTTTACACGATGTTCTCATACTGGATGCAACCTTGGGTTCGCATCCCATCGTACAGACTGTCGAGAGTCCCGCTGAGATAACGGAAATATTTGATACGATCACATATGGCAAAGGTGCTTCGATTATACGCATGTTGGAAGACTTTATTGGCGCTGATAATTTCCAAAAAGCTGTCTCAAATTACTTGaacgaatttaaatttaacaatgCTGTGACCGAAGATTTCTTAAATGAAGTACAAAAACTGATTACCGATATTGATGTGAAATCAATTTTGCAAACTTGGACGGTGCAAATGGGTTTCCCTGTTGTTAATGTTGAGCAGTTGTCCACAACGCAATATCGCCTAACACAAAAACGCTTCTTTTCAAATCCCAACGATTACAGTTCGCAAGTCGATGATTCACCCTACAA ttatactTGGTCAATACCGATCACCATATTAGTAAATGATCTCCCTGTCCAGCGTGCATGGTTCTTACACAATTCCACATATC TTGATATCACCCTTGATACGCCGCCGCAATGGATCAAGTTCAATACTGACCAAGTGGGATTGTATCGTGTAAATTATCCAGAtgaattgtggaaaaatttagCCAACGAATTATTATCGGATCCATCG ACTTTTAGCAGAGGCGATCGTGCTCATCTACTCAATGATGCCTTCTCATTAGCCGATGCCACACAGCTATCCTATGATATAGCGCTTGATTTGACCAAATATTTAGTTAACGAGCGAGATTATATACCGTGGCGAGTGGTGGTGACAAAATTACTCTCACTCAAAAGCGCGCTAATGTACTCGGAAacctatataaatttcaaacagTATGCGCGTCAATTAATAACGCCAATCTATGAAGAACTTGGCTGGGAACTAGGCGAAGACCATCTGGAAAA TCGTTTTCGCTCAATGGTGCTCAGTGCAGCCTGCTCGCTTGGGGTCGAAGCCTGCTTGCAAGACGCCGCAGTACATTTTAAAGCATGGCTAGCTAATCCAACCGTACGACCACATCCGGATTTACGCGAAACCGTCTACTACTATGGCATGATGACGGTTGGAGATGAGAGCTCTTGGGATGCTATGTATGAGCTTTTCGTCGCTGAGGAGGATGCTACTGAAAAGTTGAAACTAATGAATGGCTTAGCGGCAGTACAGGTGCCTTGGATCTTAAGCGC ttACATCACTCTCGGTTGGTCCGAGGACGTTGTGCGCGGTCAAGATTACTTTAATTTCTTGATCTATATAGCAAGTAATCCAGTGGGTGAGCCGCTTGTCTGGGAATTTGTGCGCGAGGAATGGCCCACTTTGGTGGCGCGTTTCGGTATCAATGAGCGCACTTTGGGTAATTTAATACCATCAATTACTGCTAGATTCGATACGCAAACCAAACTGGAAGATATGGAATTTTTCTTTGCTAAATACCCAGAGGCGGGTGCAGGCGCTGCGGCGCGTGTGCGTGCGCAGGAGACCGTTAAGAACAATATTGAATGGCTGAAGAATAACGACAAAGTTATTGCCAATTGGCTGGAAAACAACTTATCATAA
- the LOC126766127 gene encoding protein apnoia yields MIANKKIAFVVLLFAAVMSQVLCQQVAEDNASDVAEGRTFSHHFLKRLSFAVIPGAFVVGVITTLLAALTVVSMKGLGVGVILLILAIGQMLSRAIPQVHAAAYTAPAPVPVVYSHSHTQQPVWLEKEW; encoded by the exons ATGATCGCTAATAAGAAAATCGCTTTCGTCGTTCTGCTGTTCGCCGCTGTTATGAGCCAGGTTTTGTGCCAGCAAGTCGCTGAGGATAACGCTTCCGATGTTGCTG AAGGTCGCACATTCAGCCATCACTTCCTGAAGCGTTTGAGTTTTGCTGTCATTCCCGGCgcctttgttgttggtgtgatcACCACCCTCTTGGCCGCACTTACCGTTGTCTCAATGAAGGGTTTGGGTGTTGGT GTAATCCTCTTAATTCTGGCTATCGGTCAGATGCTGTCACGCGCCATTCCTCAAGTGCATGCTGCTGCTTATACCGCTCCCGCCCCCGTGCCGGTAGTCTACTCGCACTCACACACCCAACAACCCGTCTGGCTCGAGAAGGAATGGTAA